A window of Apium graveolens cultivar Ventura chromosome 8, ASM990537v1, whole genome shotgun sequence contains these coding sequences:
- the LOC141679390 gene encoding uncharacterized protein LOC141679390 → MVGRGSGKRLALVLDKSVANSSSEENFHLHDDDEEDSSTSKETEGHLERHEEISSIFPVVGEQHHVPRASRFHTEQYIPQIIDNRNDMYADEDLAHGDLSEGRCYRDKATLLLAVRCAHIYTDRKYITTKSNKEQLIVQCRAEGSFMHNSGYWRTNVNTEEYKYMIDQPLQDHKKLSARMISRIVKPLVIGTPEILIKTIIPLINNEHNHIVGYNKAWRGKQIAVEEVYGSWATAYQALPMFLAAIIKTNPGTIVEIDVVPHSKERGTFVCKQIFWYLKAMMDGWQHARPVISIDRTFLKGRYRGKLLIAMGVDSNNHPFPLCYGLVDEKTIPVERWTLSHDTGIRYGQTTINMLEGFNGNIRRARFLPVKAIMEYLFYKAFTIIDTHRNILDDGMQQGQ, encoded by the exons ATGGTGGGAAGAGGTTCGGGTAAGCGGTTAGCCCTCGTCCTAGATAAATCTGTAGCCAATTCATCTAGTGAGGAGAATTTTCACCTTCacgatgatgatgaagaagattcTTCAACAAGCAAAGAAACTGAAGGGCATTTAGAGAGGCATGAAGAAATTTCCAGCATATTTCCAGTAGTTGGGGAACAACATCATGTTCCAAGGGCTTCAAGGTTTCACACAGAACAATATATTCCCCAAATAATAGATAACCGAAATGATATGTATGCTGATGAAGACCTCGCCCACGGGGATCTGAGTGAAGGAAGGTGTTACCGTGACAAAGCCACCCTCTTGTTGGCAGTGAGGTGTGCACATATTTATACTGATCGTAAATATATAACGACGAAGAGTAACAAAGAACAACTCATTGTACAGTGTCGGGCAGAGGGTT ctTTCATGCATAATTCTGGGTACTGGAGGACAAATGTGAATACAGAGGAATACAAATACATGATTGATCAGCCATTGCAAGATCACAAGAAGTTATCTGCAAGGATGATTTCACGGATTGTGAAACCACTT GTAATAGGTACACCAGAAATCCTCATTAAAACCATCATCCCGCTTATCAACAACGAGCACAACCATATAGTGGGGTACAACAAAGCGTGGAGAGGCAAACAAATAGCCGTTGAGGAAGTCTATGGCAGTTGGGCTACAGCATACCAAGCTCTGCCCATGTTTTTGGCAGCCATCATTAAGACAAATCCTGGAACCATTGTTGAGATCGATGTCGTGCCTCATTCTAAGGAACGGGGCACTTTCGTATGCAAACAAATCTTTTGGTATTTGAAGGCAATGATGGACGGGTGGCAACATGCGCGTCCTGTGATTTCAATAGACAGAACTTTCTTGAAGGGAAGATATAGGGGCAAGCTGCTTATTGCTATGGGTGTAGATTCCAACAACCACCCTTTTCCTCTTTGCTATGGCTTGGTTGATGAGAAGAC AATACCCGTGGAGAGGTGGACGCTTTCCCACGACACTGGTATTCGCTATGGTCAAACAACCATAAATATGCTTGAGGGTTTCAACGGCAACATAAGAAGGGCTCGTTTCCTTCCAGTAAAAGCAATAATGGAGTACCTCTTCTACAAGGCTTTCACAATTATTGACACACATCGAAATATATTAGATGATGGTATGCAACAAGGTCAATAG
- the LOC141679391 gene encoding uncharacterized protein LOC141679391 produces the protein MVASLFCMDKNDWDLEVVSDVLNERDQACVHVIPLSESNHDDKFYWYLEDSGIYSVKSAYRLLQTQKGAWNAQENERVWRILWNIKAPLKTLNLISLPDVQFQEIVCFKSWLVFIFATADERKYAEIITLCWSFVTPLQPHIEGDKASIWVKPQPNLVKVSVDAAVFDDRNGVGFGLVARNSDGELVEARALFHPSLVSPTVAEAMAFKEALSWMDRKGWHEAVIESDCLIVVQAIRSTLEETFNFRKSGIERHYFWGSTNVTQK, from the exons ATGGTTGCTTCTCTCTTTTGTATGGATAAAAATGATTGGGATTTGGAGGTGGTGTCGGATGTGCTTAATGAGAGAGATCAAGCTTGTGTTCATGTTATTCCCTTATCTGAGTCTAATCATGATGACAAGTTTTACTGGTATTTAGAAGACTCAGGCATCTACTCGGTTAAATCTGCTTATCGATTGTTGCAGACACAGAAAGGTGCTTGGAATGCACAGGAAAATGAAAGAGTCTGGCGAATTCTTTGGAATATTAAAGCTCCACTAAAGACATTAAATCTG ATTTCACTACCAGATGTTCAGTTTCAGGAAATTGTGTGCTTTAAGTCATGGCTGGTGTTTATCTTTGCTACAGCCGATGAAAGGAAATATGCTGAGATCATTACCTTATGTTG GTCCTTTGTGACTCCTCTTCAACCACATATAGAAGGAGATAAAGCTTCGATATGGGTTAAACCCCAACCAAACTTAGTCAAGGTATCAGTTGATGCAGCTGTGTTTGATGATCGCAATGGAGTTGGTTTTGGACTGGTGGCCAGAAATTCGGATGGTGAACTGGTTGAAGCTAGAGCACTATTTCATCCTAGTCTGGTATCTCCTACGGTAGCTGAAGCAATGGCATTCAAAGAGGCTCTGAGTTGGATGGATAGGAAAGGGTGGCATGAAGCTGTTATTGAATCAGATTGCTTAATTGTGGTACAAGCAATCAGGTCTACT CTGGAAGAAACATTCAATTTTCGCAAAAGTGGCATAGAACGCCACTATTTCTGGGGTTCTACCAATGTTACCCAGAAGTAG